In Meleagris gallopavo isolate NT-WF06-2002-E0010 breed Aviagen turkey brand Nicholas breeding stock chromosome 2, Turkey_5.1, whole genome shotgun sequence, the following are encoded in one genomic region:
- the THP2 gene encoding antimicrobial peptide THP2, translated as MRILYLLFSLLFLALQVSPGLSSPKRDMLFCKRGSCHFGRCPSHLIKVGSCFGFRSCCKWPWDA; from the exons ATGAGGATTCTTtacctgcttttctctctcctcttcctggCACTCCAGGTTTCTCCAG GGTTGTCTTCACCCAAGAGGGACATGTTGTTCTGTAAAAGAGGGAGCTGCCACTTTGGAAGGTGTCCCAGCCATCTAATCAAAGTTGGAAGCTGCTTTGGGTTCCGTTCCTGCTGCAAATG GCCATGGGATGCATAA